Proteins co-encoded in one Nicotiana sylvestris chromosome 7, ASM39365v2, whole genome shotgun sequence genomic window:
- the LOC138874105 gene encoding uncharacterized protein, which translates to MAVDDTTTQNVIVIDHNHPMYLHASDTPSSLSIGMPLIGMENYTLWRHAMEVSLLTRNKLGFVDGTITRDTYGQNFVNHWDRCNAMVKSWIMNNVSRDLLSGVLFRSSAHTIWEDLREHFDRVTTSRMFYLHKEIFTLTHGTSSISVYYSKLKDLWDEYDSLMPPPSCECAKSKEYANHLQYQRLLQFLMVLNDGYSQARNQILMKSHVPNVNQAYAMLLQDESQKLVAGGHCVLTENMEPISLFTTKQYAQKQRKKIII; encoded by the coding sequence ATGGCGGTGGATGATACTACTACACAAAATGTGATTGTAATTGATCACAATCACCCTATGtatttgcatgcttctgatactccGAGCTCGCTTTCGATCGGAATGCCTCTGATCGGAATGGAGAATTACACTCTATGGCGACATGCCATGGAAGTTTCTTTGCTCACCAGAAACAAACTAGGCTTTGTTGATGGAACAATTACTAGAGACACTTATGGACAAAATTTTGTTAATCACTGGGATCGCTGCAATGCCATGGTAAAATCATGGATAATGAATAATGTTAGTCGAGATCTGCTTAGTGGAGTGTTATTTCGTTCTAGTGCTCACACTATTTGGGAGGATTTGCGAGAGCATTTTGATAGGGTGACAACATCTCGCATGTTCTATCTACATAAAGAAATTTTCACATTAACACATGGAACTTCTTCTATTTCTGTGTATTACTCTAAATTGAAGGACCTATGGGATGAGTATGACTCATTGATGCCACCTCCTTCATGTGAATGTGCAAAATCTAAGGAGTATGCTAATCATCTGCAATATCAGCGCTTGTTACAGTTTCTTATGGTCCTTAATGATGGATATAGTCAAGCACGCAACCAGATTTTAATGAAATCTCATGTTCCTAATGTTAATCAAGCATATGCGATGTTGCTTCAAGATGAGAGTCAAAAACTGGTAGCAGGAGGACATTGTGTGTTGACTGAAAACATGGAGCCTATTTCCTTATTTACCACTAAGCAATATGCTCAGAAGCAAAGGAAGAAGATTATAATCTAG